The stretch of DNA GTTAGAGCAATAATTACAGTATGATAACTATTAATTGGGGATTGATGATTGATTAATGATTTCTCCTGTTTCTCCCTTTCTTTAGCTCTAATTTGTATTGCAACTTCCATACCATCAATTACAGGCATCCGCGTATCAAGTAAAATTAAATGTGGCTGCCAACTATCCCAGAGAGTCAGTGCTTGTTCGCCATTTTCAGCTTCTAGAACTTCAAAACCTATTGGTTGGAGCAACTTAACTAATAGCAAGCGATTTTCTTGAGTATCGTCAACTACTAAAATCCGATAACTTCCTTGGTCTGCCTCTAATGTGCTCACCCGTTGCAGGGGTTGCTCTATGACTTCATAAGCGTCTGCTCGGCTAATTTGGATATTAAATTTAAAAATTGTTCCTTTATTTAAAGCACTGACTGCTGTAATATTTCCCTTTAAGAGCTGTACAAATTTTCTAGTAATAGTTAAACCTAATCCTGTGCCTTCGGCGGATTTACGACCAGCTTCGCTTTGTACAAAAGCATCAAATAAACTGTCAATTTCTTCTGGTGCTATTCCAACCCCAGTATCTTCTACTTCAAAGGTGATTGGGAATGGTTCGCTCTCGGAAACCGTTGTATGCACTAATCCAGGTTTTGACTCTATCCCACCCAAATTTACTCGTAAAGTAACACTACCATTTTCAGTGAATTTAATTGCATTTCCTAGCAAGTTAATTAAACATATACGCAATTTTTTTTCATCAGCTTTGATATAGTGAGGCACATCAGGATGCACGGTAAATCTCAGTTTTAAACCTTTTTTTTCTGCTTTGAAGTGAAACATCTCTTCAAGAGTGTCAAGAAGTCGATATAGGTCAAAGCTGGTTTCGGATATAGTAATTATACCGGCTTCGATTTTGGACATATCCAAAACATCATTAATCAAATCCAGTAAGTGTTCGCCACTGCGGTTAATAATCCTCAGATTTTCCAACTGATCCGTACTGAGGAAAGGGTCGCGAATCATGACTTGGGTAAAGCCTAAAATAGCATTGAGAGGGGTACGTAATTCGTGGCTCATATTGGCGAGAAATTCACTTTTAGCTTTGGAGGCAGCGGCGGCAGATTCTTCTGCTTTTTTGCGTTCAACTATTTCTTTTTGCAGTTGTTCATTTTGCTGAATCAGTTGTTTTTGCAGTCTTTGAATAGTCAGTTGATGTTCAACTCTGGCAACAACTTCTTCTACTTGGAATGGTTTGGTGATATAGTCTTCGCCGCCGACCTGAAAAGCCTTAACTTTATCCAATACTTCATCTAAAGCGCTAATAAAGATTACGGGAATTTTTGAGGTCTGGGAATCAGCTTTTAGTTCTTCGCAAACTTCATACCCATTCGTGTCGGGCATTCTGATGTCGAGTAAAATTAGATCGGGGGGAGCTGAACGTGCTGCTCTGACTGCCATTTTGCCGTTAATTACGCCTCTGACTTTATATCCACTTTCAGACAAGGTTGCAGATAAAACTTGTAAGTTTTCTGGAGTGTCGTCAACGATTAAAATGTTACCTTTATTAATTTCTGTGTGATTGCTAGTCATTTTATTGGCTGATTGCTAATTTTGGGGGTTGATTGCAAATCGCTAATCGCTAATTGCTTTCCTTCGATTAGCTATTAGAGAGTATTAAAAAAAATTAACTACAAATTTCTAAGTTCCTCAATTAAATCCAGAATTTTATCACAGCGGAAGTTATTGACTAGCTGTGCTAATGCTTTACTCAAATTAGCGCGCTCGCTAGGTATTTCGGAAAGCAACTGAAAAATGTTGTCGTTATCAACAGAGTCAGCCGCATCGTACAATTTATCGATCCACTCAAGAGGCATCCCTTGGAAAGATGAAGGCTCTAAAATAAAGGATGAATCTGATTGTCCGCTTTCTGATTCCTGATTTGTTAAAGATGGGGATCGCCTTCCGCTTGGGGACGAAGATAAAACTTGTTCTTCATAAAGATAACGTACTCCTAAATATTTAGCCATCTTTTCTAAGATCACCTGTTCTCGAAACGGCTTGGCTACAAAGTCATCACAACCTGTTGATAAAATAATAGATCGCTCTTCATCAAAAGCACTTGCTGTCAGGGCAATAATTACTGTTGCCTGACCTTTTAAATGGGCTTTAATTCGTTTTGTGGCTTCATACCCGTCCATCACTGGCATCCTCATATCCATCAAAATTAGGTGGGGTTCCCAACTAGACCACAAATCAACAGCAACTGCTCCATTTTCGGCGGCGCGCACACAAAAGCCGAGTGATGTCAGCAATCTTACTAGCAGAAGTCGGCTTTCAATACGATCGTCAACGGCTAAGATCCGGTATTCTGGTTGTCCTGCTTCTAGTCCAATGACCCGCCTAGTTGTTTCTGACCCTTGAATTTCAACTATATCAGGAAGACTAATTTCAATGTTGAATTTGAAAATACTTCCCTTATTTATATCGCTATTGACGGTAATATCTCCTCCCATTAATTGCACAAATTGTCTGCTAATTGGTAAACCTAAACCAGTTCCTTCTTGAGCTTTCATACCTGATTCTGTTTGTACGAAAGGCTTAAATAAGTTGTCTATTTCTTCGGGTGCAATTCCCAAACCAGTATCTTCAATCTCAAACTGAAGGAAGAAAGAAGAATCATCAGAAAAGCAGAGCGAATTTTTTATATTTTTAGTTGACTCTGTTAACTCCCAATTGTAGATTTTCTCCTGGTTTTTGGCGATCTCTATTGGCTCTAAATCTATAGATTTTAATTGCTTTACGGGGAAATTATCTTTTTGACTTATTCTTTCATCTTCTTTCTTTTTTATTGCTTCTTCTTTCATTCTGACACGCAATGTCACTCCCCCTTCTTGCGTAAACTTGATCGCATTTCCTAAAATATTAATTAAGGTTTGGCGTAATTTACTTTCATCTGTTTGCACATATTGGGGAAGGTCTGGGGCAATATCAATAATTAGCTGCAAATTCTTTTTTTCTGCTTGTAACTGAAACATCTTCTCTATACTTTCTAGCAGGCGATAGAGATCGAAATTGTTTTTATTAACCGTCACCTGACCTACTTCTATTTTGGACATTTGCAGAATATTGTTGATCAGATTAAGTAAATGTTCTCCACTACGGCTAATAATTCCTAAGTGTTCTTTTTGCTCGAATTTGAGGGACGAATCACGGGCTAGCAATTGGGTAAAACCGAGAATAGCATTCAGAGGAGTACGCAGTTCGTGGCTCATATTTGAAAGGAACTCGCTTTTCGCTCGGTTGGCTTTATCAGCAGCTTCTTTTGCCTTTTGCACCGCTATTTCTGCCTGTTTTCTGTCGCTAATATCCATCATGATTATCAATAGTTTCTGTACTTGTCCCTGCTGATTTAAAACTGGTTCTCCTCTGGCTTCTATGTGGCGAATAGAACCGTTAGATCGTACAATTCGATATTCTATTTTCTGGATTTTACCTTCAACAAGAGTGCTGTTAAATTTTTTTTCCCAAAGTTCTCTGTCGTCGGGATGAATGTACTGACGAAACTCCTCACAAGTGGGTTTAGGTTGATTTGGATCGAGATCAAAGATTCGGAAGAGTTCTTCTGACCAAGTAGTATTATTATTCAATAGATCGACTTCGCAACTACCAACATGGGCTATTCGCTGAGCTGCTGCTAAAAAAGCTTCTGAGGCGCGAAGTTTTTCTTCTGCCCGTTTGCGATCGCTGATATCCTGACTGACAGAAATTACGCAGGTTTGTCCTTGGATCTCAATGATTTCTGCTGAGAGGAGCGCTGTTCTGATTTCGCCTGTTTTTGGGCAAAATTGAAATTCATAGTTGCGAACTATACCTTGTTCTGCTAAGCCTTGAAAAAGGCGAGCGCGGTCTTTTTCATTGGCCCAAAGACCTAGCTCAATAGCAGTTTTACCAATGATTTCTTCGGAGGTGCAACTAATCATAGCGCAGAAAGCATCATTAACTTCGATATGTTGTCCGTCGCTAAGTCTAGTAATAGTAATTGGGTTGGGAGAAGATCGAAAAGCCTTAGCAAACTTTTCCTCAGAAAGTCGCAGTTCAGCCGTCCGCTGCTCTACCAGCGTTTCTAGTTCCTCATTTAGCTGCTGAAGTTTAACATTTTGATCTGCTAGTTGTTTGTCCTGAGAATAACTGCGAATTGCTTCTCTTACGGTCAAAATCAGGTCGGACTGGTGCCAAGGTTTAGCGATGTAACGATATAGTTGAGCATATTTAATAGCATTGGAAACAGCTTGCAAATCAGCTTGCCCGGTTAGCAAAATTTTGATTGTTTTCGGGGAAATACTGTGAATCTGCTTTAACAATTCATCCCCTTTTATATCGGGCATGAAGTAATCAGAAATCACTAAAGGTACTTCGCATCCCTCTTCGTCGATCAGCTCAGTTACTAACTCTAAAGCATCGACCCCTCCTTCCGCAGTTTCAATTGTATATTCTTCCCCCAGCGCCTTTTTTAGCTCAATTTTCAAACTTTCTAAAATTGTCGGTTCATCATCAACACAGATAATTACAGGTTTATTCATGATTTTTTCAACCCAGATTTTATCGTTGAAATCAATTCCTTCCTGTCCCAAGGCTTGTGCAAGCAAGCGTGTAGTTCCGCCTTCTTCTTAGCCCGATCGATAGCTGACTCATCGGCTTGACCTGTCAACATTACCTTAACAATATTTGGATATTTTTCATGAACTTTAATTAGAAATTCATCTCCCTTAATACCGGGCATTAACCAATCAGAAACAATCACTAAAATATCAGTCTCTTCATCTTTTAATTCTTCAATTACTTCTAATGCTTCGTCGGCACTTTCTGCCACTTCGTAGGCATAAGTATCCCCAAACTCTTTTTTGAGTTGGATTTTCAAACTATTTAAAACCACTATTTCATCATCCACACATAAAATTGCTGACTTAGACATGAATTTCCCTCCTAGTTTTGATTGAACGGCAAAGAGACAGTAACTATTGTTTCTTTTACTTGGCGATACCCATAAATTTTACCCAGATCCCGATCCAATAATTTCTGTTGCACTATCTAAACCCAAATCGCTGCGCGATCCTGGGTTTAGTGGTAAAAAATGGAGCAAAAATTTTCGGTAGAATCTTTGGGGAAATGCCCTTAGCGCCATTAATATTTACCACTAGATTATTTGCCTGCCAACTTGCGATCGTATTTAAACCCCCTTATTACCCATGACTTGCCAAGCATTGTAAATCCGATTTATTCACAATTTATTGAGTTCATGAAGATAGCATAACATAAATAGCAACTCTCCTTCATAGTTTCTGTGCCGTTCCATACTCTCTTAGAGTTGGGTTGCGATCGAGAGTTGAGAGAGTATAAATATATCGATCGGTTCTAGGTAAGCCTTTTAACTCAGTTGTCCTCGCGCTAGCAGCGACAATTTACCCGAAAAATGGATGATGACCGGATTATATTTCTGTGCTTAGTTTAGAAGCAGCATTGGCTAAAACAAGTCTATATTTATGGCTATTTTACTAGATTTTAATTTCCCCTTAAAATTATTTTAGTTTGAATTGAGGGGCAAAACTACAGTAAATCGAGTTTTTCCTGACCAAGATTCTACTTGAATTTCGCCCTGATGTTTGTCAATGATTTTTTTGACAATATCTAACCCTAAACCGCTGCCTTCCCCAGGGGCTTTAGTAGTGAAGAATGGCTCAAATATTCTCGGCATAATCTCTGGAGGGATACCTTTCCCTGTATCGATGATGCTGACTAATAAGCTTTGCTCCTGTTGCTTGACTTCAATGTGTAAAGTGCCTCGATAATTCATCGCTTGCAAAGCATTATAAAGCAAGTTTGTCCAAACTTGATTCAGTTCATCAGGATAGCACAGTATATATGGCAAATTAGGGTCGTAGCTTCTAACTACTTCAACACCTTGTTTGATTTGGTAGTGGTAAAGAGTTAATACGGTTTCTATTCCCTCAGCGATATTTGCAGATACTTTTTTGCCAGAATTATCATAACGACCGTAACTTTTTAATGCAAATACTATTTTGGCAGCACGTTCTGTGGCAGTCGCAATCGTGCGGGTACTTTTCTGGACTGTGGCAAATTGATAGGCGGCTTGTAAAATAGTTTGACTATCGGCGGCTTTTAACAGAGGTAAAAATGGTTCGATTTCACCGCCGACACCGATATCTGCTAAGGTACAGGCAAGGCTGTCGGCTTCTGCAATTTCTTGCGATTCTAGCTGACGCTGCAAAGATTTTTTGAGCTGGCGTTTTTCTTTACTTGATAAGGTATCTGCTTGCTGGGTTGACTTTTGCAGCAGGGTAAAGAAATACTGTTGGCGTTCTAAGGATAGTTCTTGAAAAAATCTTGGTAAACGTTCTAAATTTTCTGTAAAAAACTCTAATATATTCTGTACAGAGGAGCGAATTGCTGCTAAAGGAGTATTGATTTCATGGGCTACTCCGGCAATTAGTTGTCCTAGAGCTGCCATTTTTTCTGAGTGAATTAACTCTTGTTGTGCTGTTTGCAAATTAGTAAGGACTAGCGCTAATTCTTGGTTGCTTGCTGCCAGTTGTGCCGTGCGTTCTTGCACTCGTTGTTCGAGTTCAGCGTTGAGGCGGCGCACTTCGGCTTCGGCTTCGGTGCGATCGCAAATTTCCTGCTTGAGTTGAGCGTTAGCTTGTCTCAGTTCCAGGGTTTGGTGTTTAATTTGTTCTTCTAAACTTTCATTTAGCTGCCGCAACTTCTCTTCTGCCTGTTGCCGCTGCGTTGCTTCCTGTTGCATTTTCTCATTAACTGTTCTCAACTCTTGGGTTTTTTCTGCGATGGTTTGCTGCAAAATTTCTACAGTAGCATACATTTCGATGGGATCTATTGCATACAACAGGGTAGATTGCGTCACAATTCCTACTAAATATCCATCTGTATCTACTACCACTAACCGCCTAATTTCGTGCTTTTGCATCATCTCATGTGTCTGCCAGAGATTAGTATTGAGTTGTACTGGTAGCAACGGAGAACTCATCAATTTTTCTGCGGGAATTTGGGCAATATCAAGTCCAGTCGCTGTAAATTTAACCAGATCTTTTTCGGTAATAATGCCAATAGGTTTGAGGGGTTTACCATTAGCAATCGCTTCTGAATAACCGCAAGATTGGCAAATAACTACGCAGCTTTTTCTGTTGGTTGCCATCTGCTGAGCAACTTCAAAAACTGAAGCATTTGCAGGGGCAGTAATTACCGCTGTTGTCATAATTTCTCCTACGCGCCCCATTTGCAGCAAGTCAGTGGGTTTGAGAACCTGTCGCAAACTATCGGGGGTGACAACACCAATCGGGTATCCTTGCTCGTCTACGATGGGCAGGTGGCGAATTTTGGAGGAACGGAACAGGGCTAATACTGAGTAGATATCGCCAGCTTCTAGAAAGGCGATCGTAATCAAATTTTGCGTCATTACTTGGGAGATAGCAACTCCTTCTAAAGGGGTTTTACTAGCAGTGAGTTTGACTACATCGCGCTCGGTAAAAATCCCCATTAACTTGTTTTTTTCTACTATCAATGTATAGCTAGCGCGAGAGTAACTCATGGCTGCGATCGCTTCCGTAACAGGAACGCCCGGAGCTATTAGCAATGGATTGCGATCGATTGCTCGCTCTAGTAAACTTTGTGTATCAGAA from Kamptonema formosum PCC 6407 encodes:
- a CDS encoding response regulator, yielding MTSNHTEINKGNILIVDDTPENLQVLSATLSESGYKVRGVINGKMAVRAARSAPPDLILLDIRMPDTNGYEVCEELKADSQTSKIPVIFISALDEVLDKVKAFQVGGEDYITKPFQVEEVVARVEHQLTIQRLQKQLIQQNEQLQKEIVERKKAEESAAAASKAKSEFLANMSHELRTPLNAILGFTQVMIRDPFLSTDQLENLRIINRSGEHLLDLINDVLDMSKIEAGIITISETSFDLYRLLDTLEEMFHFKAEKKGLKLRFTVHPDVPHYIKADEKKLRICLINLLGNAIKFTENGSVTLRVNLGGIESKPGLVHTTVSESEPFPITFEVEDTGVGIAPEEIDSLFDAFVQSEAGRKSAEGTGLGLTITRKFVQLLKGNITAVSALNKGTIFKFNIQISRADAYEVIEQPLQRVSTLEADQGSYRILVVDDTQENRLLLVKLLQPIGFEVLEAENGEQALTLWDSWQPHLILLDTRMPVIDGMEVAIQIRAKEREKQEKSLINHQSPINSYHTVIIALTASAFEERRDEIIAAGCDDFVRKPFQEQVIFEKMTEFLGVRYIYEQLPPVINTTPGLRYFISERPDSFFLPLLSQMPLNWVQQLNQAANEVNEDLVCQLIDKIPENFVVLGDALKDLLEDFRLDRIVRITQSIIESELGHE
- a CDS encoding response regulator, which translates into the protein MNKPVIICVDDEPTILESLKIELKKALGEEYTIETAEGGVDALELVTELIDEEGCEVPLVISDYFMPDIKGDELLKQIHSISPKTIKILLTGQADLQAVSNAIKYAQLYRYIAKPWHQSDLILTVREAIRSYSQDKQLADQNVKLQQLNEELETLVEQRTAELRLSEEKFAKAFRSSPNPITITRLSDGQHIEVNDAFCAMISCTSEEIIGKTAIELGLWANEKDRARLFQGLAEQGIVRNYEFQFCPKTGEIRTALLSAEIIEIQGQTCVISVSQDISDRKRAEEKLRASEAFLAAAQRIAHVGSCEVDLLNNNTTWSEELFRIFDLDPNQPKPTCEEFRQYIHPDDRELWEKKFNSTLVEGKIQKIEYRIVRSNGSIRHIEARGEPVLNQQGQVQKLLIIMMDISDRKQAEIAVQKAKEAADKANRAKSEFLSNMSHELRTPLNAILGFTQLLARDSSLKFEQKEHLGIISRSGEHLLNLINNILQMSKIEVGQVTVNKNNFDLYRLLESIEKMFQLQAEKKNLQLIIDIAPDLPQYVQTDESKLRQTLINILGNAIKFTQEGGVTLRVRMKEEAIKKKEDERISQKDNFPVKQLKSIDLEPIEIAKNQEKIYNWELTESTKNIKNSLCFSDDSSFFLQFEIEDTGLGIAPEEIDNLFKPFVQTESGMKAQEGTGLGLPISRQFVQLMGGDITVNSDINKGSIFKFNIEISLPDIVEIQGSETTRRVIGLEAGQPEYRILAVDDRIESRLLLVRLLTSLGFCVRAAENGAVAVDLWSSWEPHLILMDMRMPVMDGYEATKRIKAHLKGQATVIIALTASAFDEERSIILSTGCDDFVAKPFREQVILEKMAKYLGVRYLYEEQVLSSSPSGRRSPSLTNQESESGQSDSSFILEPSSFQGMPLEWIDKLYDAADSVDNDNIFQLLSEIPSERANLSKALAQLVNNFRCDKILDLIEELRNL
- a CDS encoding response regulator — translated: MSKSAILCVDDEIVVLNSLKIQLKKEFGDTYAYEVAESADEALEVIEELKDEETDILVIVSDWLMPGIKGDEFLIKVHEKYPNIVKVMLTGQADESAIDRAKKKAELHACLHKPWDRKELISTIKSGLKKS
- a CDS encoding CBS domain-containing protein, which gives rise to MSQNLSDTQSLLERAIDRNPLLIAPGVPVTEAIAAMSYSRASYTLIVEKNKLMGIFTERDVVKLTASKTPLEGVAISQVMTQNLITIAFLEAGDIYSVLALFRSSKIRHLPIVDEQGYPIGVVTPDSLRQVLKPTDLLQMGRVGEIMTTAVITAPANASVFEVAQQMATNRKSCVVICQSCGYSEAIANGKPLKPIGIITEKDLVKFTATGLDIAQIPAEKLMSSPLLPVQLNTNLWQTHEMMQKHEIRRLVVVDTDGYLVGIVTQSTLLYAIDPIEMYATVEILQQTIAEKTQELRTVNEKMQQEATQRQQAEEKLRQLNESLEEQIKHQTLELRQANAQLKQEICDRTEAEAEVRRLNAELEQRVQERTAQLAASNQELALVLTNLQTAQQELIHSEKMAALGQLIAGVAHEINTPLAAIRSSVQNILEFFTENLERLPRFFQELSLERQQYFFTLLQKSTQQADTLSSKEKRQLKKSLQRQLESQEIAEADSLACTLADIGVGGEIEPFLPLLKAADSQTILQAAYQFATVQKSTRTIATATERAAKIVFALKSYGRYDNSGKKVSANIAEGIETVLTLYHYQIKQGVEVVRSYDPNLPYILCYPDELNQVWTNLLYNALQAMNYRGTLHIEVKQQEQSLLVSIIDTGKGIPPEIMPRIFEPFFTTKAPGEGSGLGLDIVKKIIDKHQGEIQVESWSGKTRFTVVLPLNSN